From a region of the Triticum aestivum cultivar Chinese Spring chromosome 7D, IWGSC CS RefSeq v2.1, whole genome shotgun sequence genome:
- the LOC123163766 gene encoding transcription elongation factor 1 homolog — MAKRKSMSSKMASRKKPAPKLDITFCCPFCNHPDSVACTIDLKLLVASAVCYICEEAYHTTAHYLTEPVDVYHDWIDACEKANQGVELQALDSHKRQRRVGSDDDDSDA, encoded by the coding sequence ATGGCGAAGCGCAAGTCGATGAGCTCCAAGATGGCGTCCAGGAAGAAACCGGCGCCCAAGCTGGACATCACCTTCTGCTGCCCCTTCTGCAACCACCCCGACAGCGTCGCCTGCACCATCGACCTCAAGCTCTTGGTCGCCAGCGCCGTCTGCTACATCTGCGAGGAGGCCTACCACACCACGGCGCACTACCTCACCGAGCCCGTCGACGTCTACCACGACTGGATCGACGCCTgcgagaaggccaaccaaggcgtcgAACTCCAAGCCCTGGACTCCCACAAACGACAGCGGCGAGTcggcagcgacgacgacgacagcgaTGCCTGA